The Francisella salimarina genome has a segment encoding these proteins:
- the ftsY gene encoding signal recognition particle-docking protein FtsY has product MFFKKKKEVQSSPEIERVHEQDNKKGLFSRLQSGLSKTASKFGSGLSTILMGQKVVDEELLEDIEMQLLTSDVGVEATDEIVEYLRGKVARNELQTADKLNEIIQDKLTEIILPCQQPLQINHENTPYVILIVGVNGVGKTTTIGKLTKKLQSEGKSVILAAGDTFRAAAVEQLREWGDRNNTQVVYQKEGADSASVIYDAISSAKSRGIDVVIADTAGRLHNKDNLMQELKKVVKVIKKVDDSAPHETMLVVDATTGGNALSQAEAFNEIVNLTGITITKLDGTAKGGIVFSIAKKMGLPLRFIGVGEKIDDLQVFNAKNFTSALFSSNSQQ; this is encoded by the coding sequence ATGTTTTTTAAAAAGAAGAAAGAAGTTCAGTCATCACCTGAAATAGAAAGAGTTCACGAACAAGATAATAAAAAAGGACTATTTTCAAGGCTTCAGTCAGGTCTATCAAAGACAGCTAGTAAGTTTGGAAGTGGCTTAAGCACCATTCTTATGGGGCAAAAAGTAGTTGATGAAGAGCTGCTAGAAGATATTGAAATGCAACTTTTAACATCTGATGTTGGTGTTGAAGCTACTGACGAAATAGTTGAGTATTTACGTGGGAAAGTAGCAAGAAATGAGCTTCAGACGGCAGATAAGCTTAATGAAATTATTCAGGATAAACTGACAGAAATTATTTTGCCGTGTCAGCAACCATTGCAGATTAATCATGAAAATACTCCTTATGTAATACTTATTGTCGGTGTAAATGGTGTAGGTAAAACAACAACTATAGGTAAGCTTACCAAAAAACTACAGTCTGAAGGTAAATCAGTAATATTAGCAGCTGGAGATACTTTCCGTGCAGCAGCAGTTGAGCAGCTTCGAGAATGGGGTGATAGAAATAATACGCAAGTTGTCTATCAAAAAGAAGGAGCTGATAGCGCGTCAGTTATTTATGATGCTATAAGCTCTGCAAAATCTAGAGGTATCGATGTAGTAATAGCAGATACTGCAGGACGTTTGCATAATAAAGATAATCTGATGCAAGAACTAAAAAAAGTTGTTAAGGTAATTAAAAAAGTCGATGATTCTGCACCTCATGAAACAATGCTTGTTGTAGATGCTACAACTGGTGGTAATGCTCTTAGTCAAGCTGAGGCATTTAATGAGATTGTTAACCTAACAGGTATAACAATCACTAAACTTGATGGTACTGCAAAAGGTGGAATAGTCTTCTCAATTGCTAAGAAAATGGGACTACCACTTAGATTTATCGGTGTTGGTGAGAAGATTGACGATCTGCAAGTATTTAATGCAAAAAACTTCACAAGCGCATTGTTTAGCTCTAATTCACAACAGTAA
- a CDS encoding LysM peptidoglycan-binding domain-containing protein, which produces MFKGINKILAAGCALVMVAPAFAMEIYTVKSNDYLYKIAKSHSVSGVSTSELTDAIKGINKSEIPGIVDNRIKIGDKLAIPTTKGEVEDGLTLTRNRMIQGSYNQPSSSNDSSSTPKLGDQTMVSTDSESDSSSSPNVLSEDKIPTLIPGEENAHEAYKSNLDSQISSANIQENESYEESSFSFLGSLFKFIVYIVVLAVAVIVGRRFWETRNSKKEQELEIISRKKRDHLMSRISPVVSGNEFYSSRKSNSGPQEEFDFFDNANKVNSNSQNKASSEDFEHELNEDISENNESAEITNNIYSERDNVVVKTERGVVFETNTDEALLNADDESKIQELDSQEQAEQELQYVNELVEQFLDSEKYVEASITIQDSLEKNPNNIDLRYKLLEVYAQAGDEIAFEGEVHFIKSKNIVSMFDPLHQKIAKLRDKYFE; this is translated from the coding sequence ATGTTTAAGGGTATCAATAAGATTCTTGCCGCTGGATGTGCGTTGGTTATGGTAGCGCCTGCATTCGCGATGGAGATATATACAGTTAAGTCGAATGACTATTTGTATAAAATAGCAAAAAGCCATTCAGTGAGTGGTGTAAGTACTTCTGAATTAACTGATGCAATAAAAGGCATAAATAAATCTGAGATTCCAGGAATCGTTGATAATAGAATCAAAATTGGTGATAAACTTGCCATTCCTACTACTAAAGGTGAAGTTGAAGATGGTCTAACCTTGACAAGAAATCGGATGATTCAAGGTTCGTATAATCAGCCTTCTTCTAGTAATGATTCATCAAGTACACCTAAGCTTGGCGATCAAACAATGGTTTCAACAGATTCTGAATCTGATAGTTCATCATCCCCCAATGTATTAAGTGAGGATAAGATTCCAACCTTAATACCTGGAGAAGAAAATGCTCACGAAGCATATAAAAGTAATCTAGATAGCCAAATAAGTTCAGCAAATATTCAAGAAAATGAATCATATGAAGAAAGCTCATTTTCATTTTTAGGCTCACTATTTAAGTTTATTGTTTATATCGTAGTTTTAGCCGTGGCTGTTATTGTCGGTAGGAGATTTTGGGAAACAAGAAACTCGAAGAAAGAACAGGAGTTAGAAATAATCTCAAGAAAGAAAAGAGATCACCTAATGTCACGTATTTCTCCTGTTGTTTCGGGAAATGAGTTTTATAGTTCTCGAAAGTCTAATAGTGGCCCTCAAGAAGAGTTTGATTTTTTTGATAATGCTAATAAAGTTAATTCTAATAGCCAAAACAAGGCTAGTTCAGAAGACTTTGAGCATGAGCTAAATGAAGATATTTCTGAGAACAATGAATCTGCTGAAATAACTAATAATATATACTCTGAGAGAGATAATGTTGTAGTTAAAACAGAACGAGGAGTTGTATTTGAAACTAATACTGATGAAGCACTTTTAAATGCTGATGATGAATCTAAAATTCAAGAATTAGATTCTCAAGAGCAGGCCGAGCAGGAGCTTCAATATGTAAATGAGCTTGTTGAGCAATTTTTGGATAGTGAAAAGTATGTTGAAGCAAGTATTACTATTCAAGATTCATTAGAGAAGAATCCTAATAATATTGATTTACGTTATAAGCTTTTAGAAGTTTATGCTCAGGCAGGGGACGAAATTGCTTTTGAAGGAGAAGTTCACTTTATAAAGTCTAAAAACATTGTAAGCATGTTTGATCCTTTGCATCAAAAGATAGCAAAGCTTAGAGATAAATATTTTGAGTAG
- a CDS encoding peptide chain release factor 3 yields the protein MSNILKEIAKRRTFAIISHPDAGKTTITEKMLLFGNAIKTAGTVKAKKSGVHATSDWMEMEKERGISITTSVMQFPYNNKIVNLLDTPGHEDFSEDTYRTLTAVDSALMVVDAVKGVEDRTIKLMNVCRLRDTPILTFMNKFDRDTRDPLELLDEVEDIMKIKCAPMNWPIGMGKFFKGVYDLYEDEVTLFEGGHGHEIHPYKKIKGLVNAKNEIGTELFDDLEMEIELVRGASHEFDQEAFLKGELTPVYFGTALSNFGVKEMMDGFTAYAPDPQPRETNERLVNTDEGKLTGFVFKIQANMDDKHRDRIAFFRICSGKYEKGMKIYHERTGKMMQISKALTFMAGEREQVEEGYAGDIIGLHNHGSIQIGDSFTQGEKLKFKGIPNFAPEIFKRVKLNDPLKMKALQKGLVQLSEEGATQVFKPVISNDLVLGAVGILQFDVVAQRLASEYNVKCSYEGVNVSLARWIFCDDEKKLNDFKKKYEANLSYDGAGYLTYLAPTGVNLHLAQDKNPDIIFSATREH from the coding sequence ATGAGTAATATTTTAAAAGAAATTGCTAAAAGAAGAACTTTTGCAATTATTTCTCACCCTGATGCGGGTAAGACAACAATTACTGAGAAGATGCTTTTGTTTGGAAATGCTATTAAAACAGCAGGAACAGTAAAAGCTAAAAAAAGTGGTGTGCATGCGACATCTGATTGGATGGAAATGGAAAAAGAAAGAGGGATATCTATCACAACCTCTGTAATGCAGTTTCCTTATAATAATAAAATTGTAAATCTACTTGACACTCCAGGACATGAGGATTTTTCCGAGGATACTTATCGTACATTAACGGCAGTAGATTCAGCATTGATGGTTGTTGATGCTGTTAAGGGTGTAGAAGATCGTACAATTAAGCTTATGAATGTTTGTCGTCTTAGGGATACACCTATTTTGACTTTTATGAATAAATTTGACCGAGATACAAGAGATCCATTAGAGCTTCTGGACGAGGTTGAAGACATTATGAAAATCAAGTGTGCTCCTATGAATTGGCCAATAGGCATGGGTAAATTCTTCAAAGGAGTTTATGATTTGTATGAAGATGAAGTTACTCTTTTTGAAGGAGGGCATGGTCATGAAATTCATCCTTATAAAAAAATTAAAGGTTTAGTTAATGCTAAAAATGAAATTGGTACAGAGCTATTTGATGACTTGGAGATGGAAATAGAACTAGTACGTGGAGCTAGTCACGAGTTTGATCAAGAAGCATTCTTAAAAGGAGAGCTAACACCTGTATATTTTGGAACAGCGTTATCTAACTTTGGTGTAAAAGAGATGATGGATGGTTTTACAGCTTATGCACCTGATCCGCAGCCACGCGAGACAAATGAAAGGCTTGTAAATACAGATGAAGGTAAGCTAACAGGCTTTGTGTTTAAAATACAGGCTAATATGGATGATAAGCATCGCGATAGAATTGCCTTTTTTAGGATATGTTCAGGTAAATATGAGAAAGGAATGAAAATTTATCATGAACGAACAGGCAAAATGATGCAAATATCAAAAGCTTTAACATTCATGGCAGGTGAGCGCGAGCAAGTTGAAGAGGGTTATGCTGGAGATATAATTGGTTTGCATAATCACGGTAGTATTCAGATAGGTGATAGTTTTACTCAAGGCGAGAAGCTTAAGTTTAAAGGTATTCCAAATTTTGCGCCAGAGATTTTTAAGAGAGTTAAGCTGAATGATCCACTCAAGATGAAGGCTTTACAAAAAGGACTGGTGCAACTATCGGAAGAGGGTGCAACTCAAGTCTTTAAGCCAGTGATTTCTAATGATCTTGTACTTGGAGCTGTTGGTATACTTCAGTTTGATGTGGTTGCTCAACGTCTTGCCTCAGAGTATAACGTTAAGTGTTCTTATGAAGGGGTCAATGTATCATTGGCTCGCTGGATTTTTTGTGATGATGAGAAAAAGCTTAATGATTTTAAGAAAAAATATGAGGCTAATCTATCATATGATGGTGCTGGCTATCTTACATATCTTGCGCCAACAGGAGTAAACTTGCACTTAGCGCAGGATAAAAATCCTGATATTATATTTAGTGCTACAAGAGAGCATTAA
- the tmk gene encoding dTMP kinase produces MSKFIVIEGLDGAGKSTAIGFIKKYLDSKSLAAVYTREPGGTKVAEELRSIVLHNDYDEEIHPDSELLMIYAGRIQHYRNLIAPALTKGVNVVSDRFYWSSMAYQGGGRELGFDKLNALNETFLKDCQPDLTIYLDIDPAVGLARAGKVGSPDRIEKAGLAFFDRTRAVFKSLVTKNNNAYEIDASQSIDAIEKEIYTILDKYF; encoded by the coding sequence ATGTCAAAATTTATAGTTATAGAAGGTCTTGATGGTGCTGGCAAAAGTACAGCTATTGGTTTTATTAAGAAATATTTAGATTCTAAATCTTTAGCAGCAGTATATACACGTGAACCAGGTGGTACTAAAGTGGCTGAAGAATTAAGAAGTATAGTTCTACATAATGATTATGATGAAGAGATTCATCCGGATAGTGAACTACTGATGATTTATGCAGGAAGAATACAGCATTATAGAAATCTTATAGCCCCAGCTCTAACTAAGGGAGTTAATGTTGTATCAGATAGGTTCTATTGGTCTAGCATGGCTTATCAAGGTGGTGGCCGAGAGCTTGGTTTTGATAAGTTAAATGCTCTAAATGAGACATTCTTAAAAGATTGTCAGCCTGATTTAACAATATATTTAGATATTGATCCTGCTGTTGGATTGGCTAGAGCAGGTAAAGTAGGTTCTCCTGATAGAATTGAGAAAGCAGGTTTAGCATTTTTTGATAGAACAAGAGCTGTTTTCAAGAGTTTAGTGACAAAAAATAACAATGCCTATGAAATTGATGCTTCTCAGTCTATAGATGCCATCGAAAAAGAAATCTACACCATTTTGGATAAATATTTTTAG
- a CDS encoding NupC/NupG family nucleoside CNT transporter: protein MISRLLFFILGVVVVFLLAFICSSDRKAIKYRSLFIIMTVQLVMCVVLLETRFGVVIMNGFANVFDFLIDKSQVGVRFVFGNIDTNENNGFVLFLNVLMPIVFISALIGILQYLKILPLVIRSVGFLLSKVSGMGKLESFNAVSSISLGQAENFLAYKNIIGHLSPNVLYTMAATAMSTVSLSILGSYMTMIDAKYVCVAIIMNMLSTFFVLHIINPYDYKKESSYEELEVDYDTDSKRAFFVVLGEYILDGFKIAVVVAAILIGFMALIATLNSVFESILGISFQNLLGYLFYPFAWVLHIPASELLFAGKVMGTKLVSNEFVAMLMVKDNMANLSLHTQAVISVFLVSFANFSSIGIVVGTIYSLSKRSGEIVGAFGLKMLFGATLVSFLSAVIVGLFI from the coding sequence GTGATCTCAAGACTTTTGTTCTTTATTCTTGGAGTTGTAGTTGTTTTTTTATTAGCTTTTATTTGTAGCTCAGATAGAAAAGCTATCAAATACCGCTCTTTATTTATAATAATGACTGTGCAACTAGTGATGTGTGTGGTTCTACTAGAAACACGTTTTGGTGTTGTTATTATGAATGGTTTTGCTAATGTTTTTGATTTTTTGATTGATAAGTCTCAAGTTGGCGTAAGATTTGTTTTTGGTAATATTGATACTAATGAAAATAATGGTTTTGTTTTATTTTTAAATGTTTTGATGCCAATAGTCTTTATTTCTGCACTCATTGGTATCCTACAGTACCTTAAGATTCTACCTTTAGTTATTAGAAGTGTTGGATTTTTATTATCCAAGGTTAGTGGTATGGGTAAGTTAGAATCATTTAATGCTGTAAGTTCAATATCACTTGGGCAAGCAGAGAATTTTTTAGCATATAAAAATATTATTGGACATTTATCTCCGAATGTTTTGTATACAATGGCGGCTACGGCAATGTCAACAGTATCTTTGTCGATATTAGGATCATATATGACTATGATTGATGCAAAATATGTATGTGTGGCAATTATTATGAATATGCTAAGTACTTTTTTTGTACTACATATAATAAACCCCTATGATTATAAAAAAGAGTCTAGTTATGAAGAGTTAGAGGTTGATTATGATACAGACAGTAAAAGAGCTTTTTTTGTAGTATTAGGAGAATACATCCTCGATGGTTTTAAAATAGCTGTTGTAGTTGCGGCAATTTTAATTGGCTTTATGGCTCTAATAGCTACACTAAATTCAGTTTTTGAAAGTATATTAGGTATTTCATTTCAAAACTTATTAGGTTATTTGTTTTATCCATTTGCGTGGGTTCTACATATTCCTGCAAGTGAGCTTTTATTTGCTGGAAAAGTGATGGGTACAAAATTAGTATCAAATGAGTTTGTGGCGATGTTGATGGTTAAAGATAATATGGCTAATTTATCATTACATACTCAGGCGGTTATTTCTGTGTTTCTAGTGTCTTTTGCAAATTTTAGCTCAATTGGGATTGTGGTTGGTACAATATACTCGTTAAGTAAAAGGTCTGGGGAGATAGTGGGTGCTTTTGGTTTAAAAATGCTGTTTGGAGCCACCTTGGTTAGTTTTCTATCAGCAGTAATTGTAGGATTATTTATATAA
- a CDS encoding NupC/NupG family nucleoside CNT transporter, giving the protein MATRILFFILGIVVVFVLAYIWSSDRKKIRYKNLVVILVVQIALGFFMLESEVGIKVVGFIAEGFEHLLNYAHQGSAFIFGDLTDMSKNGFIFFFNVGMPIVLVSSLIGILQYFKILPLVIKGIGWILSKVTGMGKLESFNAVSSLAVGQSENFINYKKIIGHLPSNVLYTMSATAMSTVSLAVAGAYMSLLDPKYVCVALVMNMFGTFFVLNIINPYEASEEFSYDKLHEEFEEEKQGFFEMLAEYILDGFKVAVIVSAMLIGFIALIAMLNAIFSSLFGLSFQDLLGYLFYPMAWILNINGDELHAAGQLMGTKMVTNEFVAMQMMSTQSQQFTEHTKAVISVFLVSFANFSSIGIIIGAIQALSKEASVKVSKFSLKILYGAVLVSFLSACVVGLIV; this is encoded by the coding sequence GTGGCTACTAGGATATTGTTTTTTATACTCGGTATTGTTGTTGTTTTTGTTTTAGCTTATATATGGAGTAGTGACAGGAAAAAAATCAGGTATAAAAACCTAGTGGTTATTTTGGTTGTACAAATAGCTCTTGGCTTTTTCATGCTTGAGTCTGAAGTAGGTATAAAGGTTGTTGGTTTTATTGCCGAAGGTTTTGAGCATTTGCTTAACTATGCACATCAAGGATCAGCATTTATTTTTGGTGATCTTACTGATATGTCTAAAAATGGCTTCATTTTCTTTTTCAATGTGGGAATGCCTATTGTTCTAGTATCTTCACTGATTGGTATCTTACAGTACTTCAAAATACTACCTCTTGTAATTAAGGGCATAGGTTGGATTCTATCAAAAGTTACGGGTATGGGTAAGTTAGAATCATTTAATGCTGTTAGTTCACTTGCTGTCGGACAATCAGAAAACTTTATTAATTACAAAAAAATTATTGGCCATCTTCCTTCAAATGTATTGTATACAATGTCTGCAACGGCAATGTCTACAGTATCTTTAGCAGTTGCAGGTGCTTATATGTCATTATTAGATCCTAAGTATGTATGTGTTGCTCTAGTGATGAATATGTTTGGGACTTTCTTTGTGTTAAATATTATTAACCCTTATGAAGCTTCCGAAGAGTTTAGTTATGATAAGTTACATGAAGAGTTTGAAGAAGAGAAGCAAGGCTTCTTTGAGATGCTTGCCGAGTACATACTAGATGGTTTTAAAGTTGCTGTTATTGTTTCTGCAATGCTTATTGGATTTATTGCTCTAATTGCAATGTTAAATGCGATATTTAGTAGTCTATTTGGTCTAAGTTTTCAGGATTTGTTGGGTTATCTATTTTATCCTATGGCTTGGATACTTAATATTAATGGCGATGAGTTGCACGCAGCAGGACAGCTTATGGGTACTAAAATGGTAACTAATGAGTTTGTGGCGATGCAGATGATGAGTACACAGTCACAGCAATTTACAGAGCACACTAAAGCGGTTATATCAGTATTTTTGGTTTCCTTTGCAAACTTTAGTTCAATTGGGATAATCATAGGAGCGATTCAGGCTTTGAGTAAAGAAGCATCTGTTAAAGTTTCTAAATTTAGTTTGAAAATTCTTTATGGTGCAGTGTTGGTTAGTTTTTTATCAGCATGTGTAGTCGGATTAATAGTTTAA
- the deoC gene encoding deoxyribose-phosphate aldolase, with the protein MVSQSLELIMTTRQKIVSLMDLTQLGESDTDADIVKLCAKAKNSLGEVAAICVYKQFVPVVKKTLGSDFKVATVINFPKGNSSVEDIVLEAKEAVSLGADEIDLVIDYNEYIQKGHSQKSCDMIEKVKNVCQDRVLKVIIESGELNEDNLISKASHDAIVNGADFVKTSTGKTPNGASLGAAKVILETIKNSGYEVGFKASGGIREEAQALGYIKLAEEIMSKKYVVADSFRFGVSGLLDNLLNGEVSSGY; encoded by the coding sequence ATGGTAAGTCAATCTTTGGAGCTAATAATGACAACTAGACAGAAGATAGTATCATTAATGGACTTGACTCAGCTAGGTGAGAGTGACACTGATGCTGATATCGTTAAGCTATGCGCAAAAGCTAAAAATTCTTTAGGTGAAGTTGCTGCAATATGCGTTTATAAACAATTCGTCCCTGTAGTTAAAAAAACTTTAGGTAGTGATTTTAAAGTTGCAACTGTGATTAATTTCCCTAAGGGGAATAGCTCAGTTGAAGATATTGTCTTAGAAGCTAAAGAAGCAGTATCATTAGGAGCAGATGAGATTGATTTAGTAATTGATTATAATGAATATATCCAAAAAGGTCATTCACAAAAATCATGTGATATGATCGAGAAAGTCAAAAATGTATGCCAAGATCGTGTCTTGAAAGTCATAATTGAATCAGGCGAATTAAATGAAGATAACTTAATCAGTAAAGCAAGCCATGATGCGATAGTAAATGGAGCTGATTTTGTTAAAACATCTACAGGTAAAACACCAAATGGCGCAAGCTTAGGAGCCGCTAAAGTGATTTTAGAGACTATAAAAAACTCTGGATATGAGGTTGGTTTTAAAGCTTCTGGTGGTATTAGAGAAGAAGCTCAGGCCTTAGGATATATTAAACTAGCGGAAGAAATTATGTCAAAAAAATATGTAGTAGCAGATAGCTTTAGATTCGGAGTTAGTGGTTTACTCGATAACCTTTTAAATGGAGAAGTTAGTAGTGGCTACTAG
- a CDS encoding phosphopentomutase, with product MLKNKKAVILLFDSFGIGQAPDAADFGDEGSDTLGHIVDYFTNNGMSIKLPNLATKGLLKAAEYNRCKEFSQQVGHIDVIENAKYGYCAEVSKGKDTPSGHWELAGVPVMFDWYYFTNKGDQGYFDKEFIDEWVERAGLTDGFIDAGHASGTEVLKEHGCESCVTKKPIVYTSADSVFQVAAHEDYYGLDKLLNICKIAREILDEMGMKVGRVIARPFIGESADEYTRTGNRKDFSILPPAPTLLDKLTNQGGKVVSIGKIADIYANQGISKKVKATGLEELFDNTIREYESAKENTLVFTNFVDLDSSYGHRRDPKGYGKALEYLDSRIPDLDAKLDEDTIVILAADHGCDPTAPGSDHTRECVPFLLWGRNIEAEFIGARDTFADIGQTIADYMGVEPLRYGKSIFGANNDN from the coding sequence ATGTTAAAGAATAAAAAAGCGGTCATTTTATTATTTGATTCATTTGGTATAGGACAAGCACCTGATGCTGCTGATTTTGGTGATGAAGGATCAGATACTTTAGGTCATATTGTTGACTATTTTACTAACAATGGCATGAGTATCAAACTCCCAAACTTAGCAACAAAAGGTTTGTTGAAGGCTGCTGAATACAATAGGTGTAAAGAATTTAGTCAACAAGTTGGTCATATAGATGTTATTGAAAATGCAAAGTATGGCTATTGTGCTGAGGTTAGCAAAGGTAAGGATACACCGAGTGGTCACTGGGAGCTAGCTGGCGTGCCTGTTATGTTTGATTGGTACTACTTTACCAATAAAGGTGATCAAGGTTATTTTGATAAAGAGTTTATTGATGAATGGGTTGAACGAGCTGGACTTACCGATGGTTTTATAGATGCTGGCCATGCATCAGGAACAGAAGTTCTAAAAGAGCATGGTTGCGAGAGTTGTGTTACTAAGAAGCCAATTGTTTATACATCTGCAGATAGCGTTTTTCAGGTTGCTGCTCATGAAGATTATTATGGTTTAGATAAATTATTGAATATCTGCAAAATAGCTAGAGAAATTCTTGATGAGATGGGAATGAAAGTTGGTAGGGTTATTGCTCGTCCATTTATTGGGGAGTCTGCCGATGAATATACTCGTACTGGTAATCGTAAGGATTTTTCGATATTGCCACCGGCACCAACATTACTTGATAAGTTAACTAATCAAGGTGGTAAAGTTGTTTCAATAGGTAAAATTGCTGATATTTATGCTAATCAAGGTATATCTAAAAAAGTAAAAGCTACAGGACTAGAAGAGTTATTTGATAATACGATTAGAGAGTATGAATCAGCAAAAGAAAATACATTGGTGTTTACAAACTTTGTTGACTTGGATTCAAGTTATGGTCATCGTAGAGATCCTAAAGGGTATGGTAAAGCATTAGAGTATTTAGACTCAAGAATTCCAGACTTAGATGCTAAGCTAGATGAAGATACTATTGTTATACTGGCAGCAGACCATGGTTGTGATCCAACTGCACCAGGCTCAGATCATACAAGAGAATGTGTACCGTTTTTATTATGGGGCAGGAATATCGAAGCAGAGTTCATTGGGGCAAGGGATACATTTGCGGATATTGGTCAAACAATTGCTGATTATATGGGTGTAGAGCCTCTGAGATATGGTAAGTCAATCTTTGGAGCTAATAATGACAACTAG
- a CDS encoding type III pantothenate kinase, which yields MLLVMDVGNSHIHIGVFEGENIVSQIRYATSSVDSTSDQIGVFLRQALRENSVDLAQIEGCAISSVVPHLNYSLGSAVIKYFDMKPFFISMETTDLDMSSVEAHQVGADRIASCIGAIADYPNKNLLIIDLGTATTFDLVTKDKKYLSGSIMPGVKLSLNALCQGASQLSSITIVKPEVAIGYDTKTNIRSGLYYGHLGALRELKARSLEEFGAPVYTIATGGFAGLFKDEGIFDEISPDLILRGIRIAFLENNKKGV from the coding sequence ATGTTATTAGTAATGGATGTGGGGAACTCTCATATACATATAGGTGTTTTTGAGGGAGAAAATATAGTTTCTCAAATAAGATATGCTACTTCATCAGTCGATTCCACATCGGATCAGATAGGTGTATTTCTAAGACAGGCATTAAGAGAGAACTCAGTAGATTTAGCTCAGATAGAAGGTTGTGCTATATCATCAGTTGTTCCTCACTTAAATTATTCTTTAGGCTCTGCTGTCATAAAATACTTTGATATGAAGCCATTTTTTATTAGTATGGAGACTACTGATCTTGATATGTCTTCTGTTGAAGCTCATCAAGTAGGAGCAGACAGAATAGCTAGCTGCATTGGAGCTATAGCTGATTATCCTAATAAAAATTTACTAATTATTGATTTAGGTACAGCAACTACTTTTGATTTAGTAACTAAGGATAAAAAGTACTTAAGTGGCTCAATTATGCCGGGTGTTAAGCTTTCACTGAATGCTTTGTGTCAAGGAGCTTCGCAGTTGTCTTCAATAACTATTGTCAAACCAGAGGTTGCCATTGGTTATGATACTAAGACTAATATTCGTTCAGGGTTGTATTATGGTCATTTAGGAGCATTAAGAGAGCTTAAAGCCAGAAGTTTAGAAGAATTTGGAGCCCCTGTTTATACTATAGCAACAGGTGGATTTGCAGGATTGTTTAAAGATGAAGGAATCTTTGATGAGATATCTCCTGATTTGATTTTGCGAGGGATTAGAATTGCATTCCTAGAGAATAACAAAAAAGGTGTTTAG